GTGGATCGATCCCGAAGCCCGCAGGTCGTTTGGCACCATGCTGGTCTTCACCGTCGCGCTCACGGGATTGGACTCCGTGCCCGGGATCACCAGCACGTCCGTCAGGACCGTGCCGTCCTCGTCGAGCCCGAGCTTCCGGGCGTCCTCGCCCCGGAGCAGCCCCATGTACTCGTCGGGGTGGGCCTCCTTCGACGCCTCGAGGGCGAACTCGAGGGCCGACTCGGCGATGCCGAGGATCCCACCCGAGCGAAACAGCCGCATGTCCGATTCTGGGGGAGCCCGCTTTCTAAGGTTTCCGACTGCCGGAAGAGCGGGGAAGTGAGCATCCGCTGACTCGATAGGCGGGGCGTTCTCGTCCTCCGTGCGCGATCTCGATACCGTCGGAAGCGCGCCCTCCGAAACCGAGACCGAAGCTTAAAAACGCGGGTGCGCCCAAGAGATGGAAAATGTCTCCGCCTGCAGGCACCGGGGACGGTGCCAACGTTCCCAGCGAGGGAACTGTC
This genomic interval from Halomicrobium urmianum contains the following:
- a CDS encoding Mov34/MPN/PAD-1 family protein, with translation MRLFRSGGILGIAESALEFALEASKEAHPDEYMGLLRGEDARKLGLDEDGTVLTDVLVIPGTESNPVSATVKTSMVPNDLRASGSIHSHPNGVLRPSDADLGTFGKGKVHIIVGAPYGWDDWQAFDREGEPMDLDVVDVEPPEEAFFDFDQTDIDRELREDEW